The Corynebacterium comes genome window below encodes:
- the tsf gene encoding translation elongation factor Ts, translated as MANYTAADVKKLREITGSGMMDCKKALEESAGDFDKAIEILRVQGAKDVGKRAERSASEGLIAVSGNTMVEINSETDFVAKNAEFKEIAATIARAAAAAKANSPEELAAADVDGQPAGDVIQELSAKIGEKLELRRATTIDGDKVAVYLHQRSADLPPAVGVLVAYTGEGAEAETAAKAAAMQVAALKAGYLTREDVPAEVVEKERSIAEQITREEGKPEQAIPKIVEGRLNGFYKDVVLLEQASVADSKKSVKQVMDDAGVTLTGFRRFEVGQA; from the coding sequence ATGGCGAACTACACTGCTGCAGACGTCAAGAAGCTCCGCGAGATCACCGGCTCCGGCATGATGGACTGCAAGAAGGCGCTGGAGGAATCCGCAGGCGACTTCGACAAGGCCATCGAGATCCTGCGCGTCCAGGGCGCCAAGGACGTCGGAAAGCGCGCCGAGCGCAGCGCCTCTGAGGGCCTGATCGCCGTCTCCGGCAACACCATGGTGGAGATCAACTCCGAGACCGACTTCGTCGCCAAGAACGCCGAGTTCAAGGAGATCGCAGCGACGATCGCCCGGGCCGCCGCCGCAGCCAAGGCCAACTCCCCGGAGGAACTCGCCGCCGCTGACGTCGACGGCCAGCCTGCCGGCGACGTGATCCAGGAGCTTTCCGCCAAGATCGGTGAGAAGCTCGAGCTGCGTCGCGCCACCACCATCGACGGTGACAAGGTCGCGGTTTACCTGCACCAGCGTTCCGCCGACCTGCCCCCGGCAGTCGGCGTCCTGGTCGCCTACACCGGCGAAGGTGCAGAGGCAGAGACCGCCGCCAAGGCCGCAGCCATGCAGGTTGCCGCCCTGAAGGCCGGTTACCTGACCCGCGAGGACGTCCCGGCCGAGGTCGTCGAGAAGGAGCGCTCCATCGCCGAGCAGATCACCCGCGAGGAGGGGAAGCCGGAGCAGGCCATCCCGAAGATCGTCGAGGGTCGTCTCAACGGTTTCTACAAGGATGTCGTCCTTCTGGAGCAGGCCTCTGTCGCCGACTCCAAGAAGAGCGTCAAGCAGGTCATGGATGACGCAGGCGTCACCCTGACCGGTTTCCGCCGCTTCGAGGTCGGCCAGGCCTAA
- the rpsB gene encoding 30S ribosomal protein S2, giving the protein MAVVTMRELLDAGVHFGHQTRRWNPKMRRFIFTDRNGIYIIDLQQTLTFIDAAFEFVKETVAHGGTIMFVGTKKQAQEAVQTEAERVGMPYVNHRWLGGMLTNFQTVSKRLHRLKELQAMDAAEDGYEGRNKKEILMLTRERTKLERVLGGIAEMSRIPSALWVIDTNKEHIAVSEAHKLNIPVVAILDTNCDPDVVDWPVPGNDDAIRSTALLSRVISTAVEQGKQAREERALAASKDAAGDTEEKAAADAEKAAEAAAAEATEAPAAEAAEAPATETTEAPAAEAAETTEAPAAESTEN; this is encoded by the coding sequence ATGGCTGTCGTTACCATGCGCGAACTTCTCGATGCTGGTGTGCACTTTGGCCACCAGACCCGTCGTTGGAACCCGAAGATGCGTCGTTTCATCTTCACGGACCGCAACGGTATCTACATCATCGACCTGCAGCAGACCCTGACCTTCATCGACGCAGCGTTCGAGTTCGTCAAGGAGACCGTCGCCCACGGCGGCACCATCATGTTCGTCGGCACCAAGAAGCAGGCCCAGGAGGCCGTGCAGACTGAGGCCGAGCGCGTCGGTATGCCCTACGTCAACCACCGTTGGCTCGGCGGCATGCTCACCAACTTCCAGACTGTCTCCAAGCGTCTGCACCGCCTCAAGGAGCTCCAGGCCATGGACGCCGCCGAGGACGGCTATGAGGGTCGCAACAAGAAGGAAATCCTCATGCTCACCCGCGAGCGCACCAAGCTGGAGCGCGTCCTGGGCGGCATCGCCGAGATGAGCCGCATCCCCTCCGCTCTCTGGGTGATCGACACCAACAAGGAGCACATCGCGGTCAGCGAGGCTCACAAGCTCAACATTCCGGTCGTCGCCATCCTGGACACCAACTGTGATCCGGACGTCGTCGACTGGCCGGTGCCGGGCAACGATGACGCCATCCGCTCCACCGCTCTGCTGTCCCGCGTGATCTCCACCGCGGTGGAGCAGGGCAAGCAGGCTCGCGAGGAGCGCGCTCTGGCCGCTTCCAAGGATGCCGCCGGTGACACCGAGGAGAAGGCCGCGGCTGACGCCGAGAAGGCCGCCGAGGCTGCTGCCGCTGAGGCCACCGAGGCTCCCGCTGCCGAGGCTGCTGAAGCTCCGGCCACCGAGACCACTGAGGCTCCGGCTGCTGAAGCTGCCGAGACCACTGAGGCTCCGGCTGCTGAGAGCACCGAGAACTAA
- a CDS encoding M23 family metallopeptidase has translation MRRPLAVLASLLLTVTPVAEAYVSPTTGAPAATGVLRAFDKPAHNWLPGHRGVDLALGVGSPVLAAGEGVVVFAGVVAGTPTVSIDHADGIRTTYQPVHARVAGGDEVAGGEVIGLLGYPGDGWPGLHWGARAGPSDYLNPLSLLAAPTIRLKPNP, from the coding sequence ATGCGCCGACCCCTGGCAGTCCTCGCCTCACTGCTCCTGACTGTGACGCCCGTCGCCGAGGCCTACGTCTCCCCCACCACCGGCGCGCCGGCGGCTACCGGAGTGCTGCGTGCCTTCGACAAACCGGCACACAACTGGCTGCCCGGACACCGCGGGGTCGACCTGGCGCTGGGCGTCGGCTCGCCGGTGCTCGCCGCCGGGGAGGGAGTGGTTGTCTTCGCCGGCGTGGTAGCGGGCACCCCCACCGTCTCCATCGATCATGCGGACGGCATCCGCACCACCTATCAACCCGTCCACGCCCGGGTCGCCGGGGGCGACGAGGTGGCCGGGGGCGAGGTGATCGGCCTGCTCGGATATCCGGGCGACGGCTGGCCGGGACTCCACTGGGGCGCCCGCGCCGGCCCGTCCGACTACCTCAATCCCCTCTCGCTCCTGGCTGCCCCCACCATCCGCCTCAAACCCAACCCCTGA
- a CDS encoding tyrosine recombinase XerC has product MSAHKSQLEEAVEDFADHSRLVLGRSAATVRGYRSDLLDLAAHVPTFRHFTLPALRAWLALAVSEGKSRATIARRTASLRGFSSWALKQGHIDTDVAARLVTPKVNRPLPQVLNVRKAGEFVGNAASRDETEFLRDTAMLELLYATGVRVAELTGINVKDLDLTRNTVRVRGKGDKERVVPFGRAAADAVQQWLHSGRPTMAGDTPALFVGVRGGRIDPRQVRRIVEKAGRVTGQRISPHGLRHTAATHLLEGGADLRVVQEMLGHSSLQTTQIYTHVSAERLKEVYSRAHPRA; this is encoded by the coding sequence ATGAGTGCACATAAGTCCCAGCTGGAGGAGGCGGTCGAGGACTTCGCCGACCACTCCCGGCTGGTTCTGGGCCGTTCTGCGGCGACGGTGCGGGGCTACCGATCCGACCTGCTCGACCTGGCGGCACACGTGCCCACCTTCCGCCACTTCACCCTTCCCGCGCTGCGCGCCTGGCTGGCGCTGGCCGTCTCGGAGGGGAAGTCCCGGGCCACGATCGCACGCCGCACCGCCTCTTTGCGCGGCTTCTCCAGCTGGGCGTTGAAGCAGGGGCACATTGACACGGACGTCGCCGCCCGCCTGGTCACACCGAAGGTGAACCGGCCGCTTCCTCAGGTGCTCAACGTCAGGAAGGCCGGCGAGTTCGTGGGCAATGCCGCCTCCCGGGACGAGACCGAGTTCCTCCGGGACACGGCCATGCTCGAGCTGCTCTACGCCACCGGAGTGCGGGTTGCGGAGCTCACCGGGATCAACGTCAAGGACCTGGACCTGACCCGAAACACGGTTCGTGTGCGGGGCAAGGGCGACAAGGAACGGGTCGTCCCCTTCGGGAGGGCGGCGGCCGACGCCGTGCAGCAGTGGCTGCACAGCGGGCGGCCCACGATGGCAGGGGACACCCCGGCACTGTTCGTCGGCGTCCGCGGCGGGCGGATCGACCCCCGTCAGGTGCGGAGGATCGTCGAGAAGGCGGGCCGGGTCACCGGCCAGCGGATCAGTCCGCACGGGTTGCGACACACCGCGGCGACCCACCTGCTCGAGGGAGGGGCCGACCTCCGTGTCGTGCAGGAGATGCTGGGGCACTCCTCACTGCAGACGACGCAGATCTACACGCACGTCTCCGCGGAACGCCTCAAGGAGGTCTACAGCCGGGCGCATCCCCGGGCCTGA